The segment CAAGCTGTTGCCATTTCGCCCTTCGCGTCCAAAGGGTCTGGGAATGTCGTCTGCGCGCACCTCTCGTTCTGCGCCTGCACTCCGACAAGACCGCTCACTTTGCGCCTCGGGCTTGGTTCTTGCCAGGAAGTGCCCAAGCCATGTCGATTGCGCCTCAGGTCTCCTCGTCCGATCCCGATTCAGTTCCATCGTCGGGTTCCGTTGCGCCGCCGCAATCGGTTCGTAAGCGCGACGGCAGCGTCGTCCCCTTCGACGGCCGGCTGATTGCCGCAGCCATCACCAAGGCTTTCAAGGCTGAGTTCGGTCTGCCCCCCGACGCGGCGCTGCCATCATCGCTGGCTGCGAAGGTCGCCGAGTTGAACGCCCACGTGCTGGGTTGGTGCGATGGTCGCATCGGCCTGCAGGTCGAACGGATCCAGGACGAGGTCGAACGAACGCTGATGACCGCCGGCGAGCACCGTGTCGCCCGGCGCTATGTGCTCTATCGCGAACAGCACGCGCTGCAGCGCCGCAACCGCGCGATTATCTATCGCCGCGCCGATGGCAGCGATGCCCCGCTCGACGTCGAACAACTGCGCCGCCGCATTGAAGCGGCCTGTGCCGGCTTGCCCGAGACGGTGGCTGCCGCGCCGGTGCTCGACCAGACGGTCGCCCAACTTTACGTCGGCATCACCGAAGCCGAGATCACCCAGGCGGCCATCATGGCAGCCCGCGCGCGGATCGAACTCGAACCGGACTATACGTTTGTGGCCGCGCGATTGCTGCTGGCCGAGATGCGCGAGCGTGTGTTGGCGACCGAAGGTTTGTCGACATCAACGCCGGCTGAAGAAACCGACCAGGCCTATCGCGACGGCTTGGCGCGCTACCTGGGGCGGGCCGTCGACGCGGGCCTGCTCGACGAGCAGATGGTCACGTTCGACCTCGACCGGCTGGCCGAGGCGCTGCGTCCCGAGCGTGACTTGCAGTTCGCTTACCTGGGGCTGCAAACCCTGTATGACCGCTACTTGCTCCGCGTCGATGGCCAGCCGATCGAGTTGCCCCAATGGTTCTGGATGCGCGTGGCGATGGGGCTAGCAATGCAAGAAGCGGATCGCGAAGCCCGGGCCATCGAGTTCTACGAGTTGATTTCGCGGTTCCTGTTCACCCCCGCCACGCCC is part of the Planctomycetota bacterium genome and harbors:
- a CDS encoding ribonucleoside-diphosphate reductase subunit alpha, whose protein sequence is MSIAPQVSSSDPDSVPSSGSVAPPQSVRKRDGSVVPFDGRLIAAAITKAFKAEFGLPPDAALPSSLAAKVAELNAHVLGWCDGRIGLQVERIQDEVERTLMTAGEHRVARRYVLYREQHALQRRNRAIIYRRADGSDAPLDVEQLRRRIEAACAGLPETVAAAPVLDQTVAQLYVGITEAEITQAAIMAARARIELEPDYTFVAARLLLAEMRERVLATEGLSTSTPAEETDQAYRDGLARYLGRAVDAGLLDEQMVTFDLDRLAEALRPERDLQFAYLGLQTLYDRYLLRVDGQPIELPQWFWMRVAMGLAMQEADREARAIEFYELISRFLFTPATPTLFNSGTRHPQLSSCYLSTVDDDLSQIFKTIGDNAMLSKWAGGLGNDWTRVRALGAHIRGTGGKSQGVIPFLKIVSDTAVAVNQGGKRKGAVCAYLETWHLDIEEFLELRK